TTCTCTCGTACACTGCCAATATTTTCTTAGCCTTGTTTATATAATTGGTTGCGGTAGTCTACAGGTGTGACACCGTGAAATCGCTTGAACAGCTGCGTAAATTCAAAGTAACCGTTCAACCCGATCATTTTTGATATTTCCTTGAAGTCCATTTGCGTATCTTCCAGTAATCCTTCTGCTTTGTGTAAGCGAACTTTCGTAATATATTCATTGACCGGCATCCCGACTTGTTGCTCGAAAATATTATTATAGTCCGGATACTCATCAGCAATTATATCCTCAACCAATGCCAAACAATCGGCATGTACACTATACTTTTCAACTAAAATGACAATCTTATCGACCAATTCTGCGTTGCGTAATCCATTCACCTCTGGAAGTCCCCCTACGTATGCTAATGCCATTGACCAAAACACCTCAAATTTTATAGTTTCAACCTTACTTTTACGCCACCTTAGATTTGTACCCACATTTTTCAGATTGAAAACCAACTTTTTGGCCGAAAAAAAGAGATGTGTAAAAAATAACTCAATTTGTTTCACACATCTCTTTTTGGTCAATCTATAAATGCTGTTTAAATACGTGGGTTTCCGCTTACTGCTGGCGTTCCTTGAAAGCACGTTCCATATCACGCTTCGCTTCTTTTTTCTTCATATCATGACGTTTATCGTAATCTTTCTTACCTTTTGCAAGACCGATTAGTAACTTCGCATAGCCGTCTTTAATATACATTTTCAGCGGAACAATTGTGTAGCCGTCACGCTTCACGGCACCGACTAATTCACTGATTTGTTTTTTATGTAAGAGCAGCTTGCGTTCGCGTAATGGGTCATGGTTGTAGCGGTTCCCTTGGTCGAATGGCGAAATATGCATATTTTTTACCCATGCTTCCCCACCCGTCACACTAATATACGCTTCCTTCAGCTGGACACGGGCACCACGTACGGATTTGATCTCCGTTCCTGTCAGTACCATCCCTGCTTCAATTGTTTCTTCTATGAAGTAATCATGGCTCGCTTTTTTGTTTTGAGCTAAAACTTTACCTGCGCCTTTTGCCATTCGTTTTACACCTCTATTTTAAAGGTAGATAGCTATGGTGCCGAAAATGCACCATAGCTTCACACCTTACTATTTCTTTTTACTTTTTTTCTTTTTCCCTTTTGCGATGCCTTCGTAAAACTTCGGCTTATCGCCTGATTTACCTTCTTTACGGCGACCGCGTGGATCACGGTCAGATGAGCCTGAACGTTTTGCTTTTTCAGGACGTGCCTTACTGCCACCGCGCGATTTGCGGTCACGTTTTTCGCCTGTACGCTCATCACCTTTTTTGCGGCCTTCTCTGCGACCTGCATGGATGACTTTCGATGTTTGGCGACGAGACGGACGTGGGCTGCTCACCATATCGACGATTTCAAAGTCGACAGAAGATTCCTCGATTACGACATTCGCCACACGGATCTTCACTTCATCCCCGATACGGAACTGGCGGCCTGTACGCTCACCGATCATCATCATATGACGGTCTTCAAAACGGTAGTAATCGTCCGTCATATTCGAAATATGCACAAGACCTTCCACCGTATTTTCAAGCTCTACGAAAATACCGAAGTTCGTAATCGAAGAAACAATCCCTTCGAACTCTTCCCCAATTTTATCGGACATAAACTGCGCTTTTTTCAGTGCATCCGTATCACGTTCTGCTTCAACGGCACGACGCTCACGACCAGATGTATGGTCCGCAATTTCATCCATTACCGCGCTCCATTGCACAACCGTTTCCTTCGATGTATCGCCATTAATCAAATACGTACGGATTAAACGATGGACGATTAAATCCGGGTAACGACGAATCGGTGATGTGAAATGCGTATAGAACTCTGTCGATAAACCGAAGTGGCCTAATGACTCGGCATAATATTTTGCCTGCTGCATCGAACGCAGCAGCATCGTTGAAATTACCGGCTCTTCCGGCAAGCCTTCAATTGAACGAATGACTTCCTGTAATGCTTTCGGGTGTACCGAGTTCCCCGTACCTTTTATCATAATACCAAAATTTGTCACAAACTCAAAGAAACGTTGCAGTTTTTCCGGCTTCGGATCTTCGTGA
This genomic window from Solibacillus sp. FSL R5-0449 contains:
- a CDS encoding AraC family transcriptional regulator; this translates as MALAYVGGLPEVNGLRNAELVDKIVILVEKYSVHADCLALVEDIIADEYPDYNNIFEQQVGMPVNEYITKVRLHKAEGLLEDTQMDFKEISKMIGLNGYFEFTQLFKRFHGVTPVDYRNQLYKQG
- the smpB gene encoding SsrA-binding protein SmpB; its protein translation is MAKGAGKVLAQNKKASHDYFIEETIEAGMVLTGTEIKSVRGARVQLKEAYISVTGGEAWVKNMHISPFDQGNRYNHDPLRERKLLLHKKQISELVGAVKRDGYTIVPLKMYIKDGYAKLLIGLAKGKKDYDKRHDMKKKEAKRDMERAFKERQQ